A region of Coccinella septempunctata chromosome 5, icCocSept1.1, whole genome shotgun sequence DNA encodes the following proteins:
- the LOC123314025 gene encoding uncharacterized protein LOC123314025, with translation MSAVSTNQALLSTALVRVTNKDKTFILRALLDCGSQSSFISYKAQQNLGIYKIKKYHQYISGLGNMLLNVNEHCNINIQSLHNNFNMNINCSILPKITDNVPHCTLRIENLGVPSSLHLADPGFHQPSVIDLLLGADIFWDLLKPNRLILGHQGPILQETYLGWIVAGPMKGNTHDKDKNTKIYCHFSKEISKQLAKFWELEEIPRDNKNLKNNYCENLFSRTTHREHDGRFCVRIPLKESSSVLGDSYKIAEKRLMQLEEKFKRKPVFKEEYRKFIREYEQLGHMTEIPKPIFGCYLPHHAVLKETSETTKLRVVFDASAKTSTGISLNDIQYIGPVVQNDLFSILLRYRQHKFVVSADVEKMYRQILVEPEQRILQLILWHDDPTQTIRVFRLNTVTYGTASAPFLSTRCLHQLGLDCSDEVVSKCIKDDFYIDDLLSGTDDPAELIHIVQSITEILRSAGLPLRRWRTNCPSIFQFQSNISTPKDLDVSSPSSVLGLKWDPLSDILQFSVENINLNKNVTKRTILSNSAKLFDPLGLLSPCTIVPKIILQKLWQSKLGWDDPVDDKLESEWRNFTINLNTVSKVGIGRHILINQPVIIELHSFSDASQAAYAAAIYLRSIDSTGNIFVKLVCAKTRVAPVKPTTIPRLELCGALLSARLSSKVAKSLRCDITSSYHWTDSTIVLGWLSSEACNLQPFVANRVSEVQELTASGTWRHVPGDKNPADMASRGVNPKCMQSATLWWEGPPFLFEDPCSWPQTMNTKNILDLPEKKTTAKCLHATTTLNSTIHVNSLINFDKYSRFSTLQRSVAYVLRFISNSRNKVDKFSSSLSTVELHSSLQLLIKLHQRDCFLDEIRILSNKQNLPSYSRMLSLSPFLDENGILRVGGRIQKSKVSYDRKHPALLDINHNFTKLLFSYHHIKLMHCGPQLLLSDLRNEFWPLRGRILARSTINNCKICRIMKAKCLNPLMGNLPASRVIPSSPFQVSGVDFGGPFYITDRKGRGCKITKCYLCLFVCFATKALHLEVASDLTSDVFILCLRRFISRRGKPLQLLCDNGTNFVGAGNEIARFLKTNNEEISGFAANEGINFKFSPAYSPHFGGLWEAGIKSAKYHITRILGDKHLTFEELTTLFTQIEAILNSRPLTPLSSDPTDLNPLTPAHFLIGRPLTSLPVENLLQANPNRLSRFQNLESMRQHFWHRWKNEYLSELQQRSKWRIKQEGLKEGDLVVIKEANVPPLKWRMARVSKLFPGSDGVSRVAELYTSKGIIRRAVHNLCSLPVPPTAEVPRSPKGFEGGEDV, from the coding sequence ATGTCTGCTGTCTCCACCAATCAAGCTCTTCTTTCCACGGCGTTGGTCAGGGTGACAAACAAGGACAAAACATTTATTCTCAGGGCTTTGCTGGACTGCGGCAGTCAATCATCTTTTATTAGCTATAAGGCTCAACAAAATTTAggtatctacaaaataaaaaaatatcatcaatatatttCTGGTTTGGGAAATATGCTACTAAATGTCAATGAACATTGCAACATAAATATACAATCGCTTCACAACAACTTTAATATGAACATAAATTGCTCTATTCTACCTAAAATTACTGATAATGTGCCCCATTGTACTTTGCGTATCGAGAATCTAGGAGTCCCTAGCTCTTTGCACCTAGCCGATCCAGGGTTTCATCAACCTTCAGTAATAGATTTACTGTTAGGTGCTGATATCTTTTGGGATCTGCTTAAGCCAAATAGGCTTATCCTGGGACATCAAGGTCCTATATTACAGGAAACCTACCTGGGTTGGATAGTAGCTGGCCCCATGAAGGGGAATACTCACGATAAAGACAAAAATACTAAAATATATTGCCACTTCTCAAAGGAAATAAGTAAACAATTAGCAAAATTTTGGGAACTGGAGGAAATTCCTAGAGAtaataaaaatctcaaaaacaacTACTGCGAGAACTTATTCAGTCGAACTACTCATCGTGAACATGATGGTAGATTTTGTGTTCGAATACCACTAAAAGAGAGCTCATCAGTTCTAGGTGATTCATATAAAATTGCCGAAAAAAGGTTAATGcaattggaagaaaaatttaaGCGCAAACCTGTTTTCAAAGAGGAGTATCgtaaatttattagagaatatGAACAATTGGGACACATGACTGAAATTCCTAAACCTATATTTGGTTGCTACCTTCCACATCATGCAGTATTGAAGGAAACTAGTGAAACAACAAAACTACGAGTTGTTTTTGATGCTTCTGCAAAAACCTCTACGGGTATATCgttgaacgatatacaatataTCGGACCAGTAGTACAAAACGACTTGTTCTCAATTTTACTGAGGTATAGACAGCACAAGTTTGTGGTGTCAGCTGATGTGGAAAAAATGTACCGTCAGATCCTCGTTGAGCCCGAGCAACGAATACTACAATTAATTTTGTGGCACGATGATCCGACCCAGACCATTAGGGTATTTCGTTTGAATACAGTAACCTATGGTACTGCATCAGCACCATTTTTGAGTACGAGATGTCTTCACCAACTTGGATTGGATTGTAGTGATGAAGTAGTCTCAAAATGTATAAAGGACGATTTTTACATCGATGATTTACTTTCTGGTACTGATGACCCAGCTGAGTTGATCCATATAGTTCAATCAATCACTGAAATTTTAAGATCGGCTGGTCTTCCGTTACGAAGGTGGCGTACAAACTGCCCATCTATCTTTCAATTCCAGTCAAATATCTCTACACCTAAGGACTTAGATGTTTCTTCACCATCCAGTGTCTTGGGATTGAAATGGGATCCATTAAGTGACATTCTGCAATTTTCAGTTGAAAACATCAACTTAAACAAAAATGTAACTAAACGTACTATTTTGTCCAATTCTGCTAAACTCTTTGATCCATTGGGTTTGCTAAGCCCTTGTACTATCGTGCCGAAGATAATACTACAAAAATTATGGCAATCCAAACTGGGATGGGACGACCCAGTAGATGATAAATTAGAATCAGAGTGGCGGAATTTTACAATTAATTTGAACACAGTATCAAAGGTCGGAATTGGTAGACATATACTCATCAATCAGCCCGTTATTATAGAATTACATTCATTCTCAGATGCTTCACAGGCAGCATATGCTGCAGCTATTTACCTCAGGTCGATAGATAGCACAGGCAACATTTTCGTCAAATTAGTCTGCGCCAAAACCAGAGTCGCTCCAGTAAAACCTACGACAATACCACGCCTTGAGCTGTGCGGGGCATTACTGTCAGCACGACTGAGCTCAAAGGTTGCGAAATCACTCCGTTGTGATATAACTTCTTCCTATCAttggactgattcaacgattGTTTTAGGTTGGTTGTCCTCTGAAGCTTGTAACTTGCAACCCTTTGTCGCCAACCGTGTCAGTGAAGTACAAGAATTGACTGCATCTGGTACTTGGAGGCATGTGCCAGGCGATAAAAATCCAGCGGATATGGCCTCTAGAGGTGTAAATCCTAAGTGTATGCAGTCAGCTACACTTTGGTGGGAAGGTCCACCATTTTTATTTGAGGATCCTTGTAGCTGGCCTCAAACAATGAACACAAAAAATATTCTCGATTTACCCGAGAAGAAAACTACTGCTAAATGTTTACACGCTACGACTACACTCAATTCTACTATTCATGTTAACTCTTTGATAAACTTCGATAAATATTCAAGATTTTCAACTTTACAGAGGTCTGTAGCCTACGTTTTACGTTTCATCTCAAATTCGCGCAATAAAGTCGATAAATTTTCGAGTTCATTGTCCACTGTTGAGTTACATTCTTCACTCCAATTGTTGATAAAACTGCACCAGAGAGATTGCTTCTTagatgaaatcagaattttaagTAATAAGCAGAACTTACCCTCTTATTCTCGTATGTTGTCGCTCAGTCCGTTCCTTGATGAGAATGGCATACTTCGTGTTGGTGGCCGCATACAGAAGTCGAAGGTTAGCTATGATAGAAAACATCCTGCTTTGTTAGATATAAATCATAACTTCACAAAATTGCTATTTTCCTATCATCACATCAAACTTATGCATTGTGGACCTCAGCTTTTGTTGAGTGATttaagaaatgaattttggCCTTTAAGAGGTAGAATCTTAGCTAGAAGCACCATAAATAATTGCAAGATATGTAGAATAATGAAAGCTAAATGTTTAAATCCACTAATGGGCAACTTACCTGCTTCTAGAGTCATCCCAAGTTCTCCATTTCAGGTTAGCGGTGTCGATTTTGGCGGTCCATTTTACATCACAGACCGAAAGGGTCGCGGTTGCAAAAtaacaaaatgttatttatGTCTATTTGTATGTTTTGCCACTAAGGCTTTACATTTAGAGGTAGCAAGCGACCTTACGTctgatgttttcattttatgcttGCGACGGTTTATATCTCGAAGAGGAAAGCCTCTTCAATTGTTATGTGATAATGGCACAAATTTTGTCGGCGCAGGCAACGAAATCGCGAGATTCTTAAAAACAAATAACGAAGAAATCTCAGGTTTTGCAGCAAATGAGGGcattaatttcaagttttcacCAGCATACTCCCCTCACTTCGGTGGGCTTTGGGAAGCGGGCATTAAATCCGCCAAATACCATATCACTAGAATCTTAGGAGACAAACATTTGACATTTGAAGAACTAACAACATTATTTACGCAAATTGAAGCAATCCTTAATTCCAGACCATTGACCCCACTTTCTTCTGATCCTACAGACCTTAATCCTTTAACTCCAGCACATTTCCTCATAGGCAGGCCACTCACTTCATTGCCAGTAGAAAATCTCTTACAAGCAAATCCTAACAGGCTCAGCAGATTTCAGAACCTCGAGAGCATGCGTCAACATTTTTGGCATCGTTGGAAGAATGAATATCTCAGCGAATTACAACAAAGGTCCAAATGGCGCATCAAGCAAGAAGGGCTAAAGGAAGGCGATCTGGTTGTCATCAAGGAAGCCAACGTTCCTCCTTTGAAATGGCGTATGGCCCGAGTTTCGAAATTGTTTCCCGGATCGGATGGAGTTTCAAGAGTGGCTGAGCTTTACACATCCAAGGGTATCATCCGAAGAGCTGTGCACAATCTTTGCTCCCTGCCGGTACCACCAACAGCGGAAGTTCCTCGAAGTCCAAAGGGATTCGAGGGGGGGGAAGATGTTTAG